One Pseudomonas rhizophila DNA window includes the following coding sequences:
- the fdx gene encoding ISC system 2Fe-2S type ferredoxin, which translates to MPQVIFLPHEKFCPEGMVVECEPGISILELAHEHHIEMESACGGVCACTTCHCIIREGFDSLEEADELEEDFLDKAWGLEAQSRLGCQAIVGTEDLTVEIPKYSLNHAAEAPH; encoded by the coding sequence ATGCCGCAGGTGATTTTTCTGCCCCACGAGAAGTTCTGTCCCGAGGGCATGGTCGTGGAGTGTGAGCCCGGAATTTCCATTCTCGAGCTGGCCCATGAGCACCATATCGAGATGGAAAGTGCCTGTGGCGGCGTCTGTGCGTGCACTACGTGCCATTGCATTATTCGTGAGGGTTTCGATTCGCTGGAAGAAGCGGATGAGTTGGAGGAAGATTTCCTCGATAAGGCCTGGGGCCTGGAAGCCCAATCGCGTCTGGGCTGCCAAGCCATTGTCGGCACCGAAGACCTGACCGTCGAAATTCCGAAATATTCGCTTAACCATGCGGCCGAAGCGCCGCACTGA
- the iscX gene encoding Fe-S cluster assembly protein IscX: protein MSYGWNDVQRIAEELAEAKPDVNPLTVNFVDLQRWIMELPDFDNTSGRCGEKVLEAVQQLWIEEID from the coding sequence ATGAGCTATGGTTGGAATGATGTACAACGCATCGCAGAAGAACTGGCCGAAGCCAAGCCGGACGTGAATCCGCTGACTGTGAATTTTGTCGATCTGCAGCGCTGGATCATGGAGCTTCCCGATTTCGACAATACCTCTGGCCGTTGTGGCGAGAAGGTGTTGGAGGCCGTCCAACAGCTCTGGATCGAAGAAATCGACTGA
- the ndk gene encoding nucleoside-diphosphate kinase, with protein MAVQRTFSIIKPDAVAKNVIGKIVTRFEDAGLRVVASKMKQLSKAEAEGFYAEHSERGFFGELVAFMTSGPVVVQVLEGENAIARNRELMGATNPKEAAAGTIRADFAESIDANAVHGSDSEAAAAREIAYFFSATEVTTR; from the coding sequence ATGGCTGTTCAACGTACTTTCTCCATCATCAAGCCTGACGCCGTTGCTAAAAACGTGATCGGCAAGATCGTTACCCGCTTCGAAGACGCTGGCCTGCGCGTTGTAGCTTCGAAAATGAAGCAACTGTCCAAAGCCGAAGCCGAAGGCTTCTACGCTGAGCACAGCGAGCGCGGCTTCTTCGGTGAGCTGGTTGCCTTCATGACTTCCGGTCCGGTTGTCGTTCAGGTGCTGGAAGGCGAAAACGCCATTGCTCGCAACCGTGAGCTGATGGGCGCCACCAACCCTAAAGAAGCTGCTGCCGGCACCATCCGTGCTGACTTCGCTGAGTCGATCGACGCCAACGCCGTTCACGGTTCGGACTCCGAAGCCGCTGCTGCTCGCGAAATCGCTTACTTTTTCTCCGCTACTGAAGTAACCACTCGCTAA
- the rlmN gene encoding 23S rRNA (adenine(2503)-C(2))-methyltransferase RlmN, with product MTTSNGKTNLLGLTQPEMEKFFDSIGEKRFRAGQVMKWIHHFGVDDFDAMTNVSKALREKLKAVAEIRGPEVVSEDISSDGTRKWVVRVASGSCVETVYIPQGKRGTLCVSSQAGCALDCSFCSTGKQGFNSNLTAAEVIGQVWIANKSFGSVPATVDRAITNVVMMGMGEPLLNFDNVIAAMHLMMDDLGYGISKRRVTLSTSGVVPMIDELAKHIDVSLALSLHAPNDALRNQLVPINKKYPLKMLLESCQRYMSSLGEKRVLTIEYTLLKDVNDKVEHAVEMIELLKNIPCKINLIPFNPFPHSGYERPSNNAIRRFQDQLHHAGFNVTVRTTRGEDIDAACGQLVGQVLDRTRRSERYIAVRELNAADDVAQNAANSH from the coding sequence ATGACTACATCGAACGGCAAAACCAACCTGTTGGGCCTGACCCAGCCGGAAATGGAGAAATTCTTCGACTCGATCGGGGAGAAGCGTTTCCGTGCCGGCCAGGTGATGAAATGGATTCACCACTTTGGCGTCGACGACTTCGACGCCATGACGAATGTCAGCAAGGCCCTGCGCGAAAAGCTCAAGGCCGTTGCTGAAATTCGCGGTCCGGAAGTGGTCAGCGAGGACATCTCCAGCGACGGCACCCGTAAGTGGGTGGTGCGCGTGGCGTCCGGCAGCTGCGTCGAGACCGTCTACATTCCCCAGGGCAAACGCGGCACTTTGTGCGTTTCGTCCCAGGCAGGCTGTGCCCTGGATTGCAGTTTCTGCTCCACCGGCAAGCAAGGCTTCAATAGCAACCTCACCGCCGCCGAAGTGATCGGCCAGGTGTGGATTGCCAACAAATCCTTTGGCAGCGTCCCGGCGACCGTCGACCGTGCCATCACCAACGTGGTGATGATGGGCATGGGTGAGCCGCTGTTGAACTTCGACAACGTCATCGCTGCCATGCACCTGATGATGGATGACCTGGGTTATGGCATCTCCAAGCGCCGGGTGACCCTGTCCACCTCCGGCGTGGTGCCGATGATCGATGAGCTGGCCAAGCACATCGACGTCTCCCTGGCGTTGTCACTGCACGCACCCAATGACGCATTGCGTAACCAATTGGTGCCGATCAACAAGAAATATCCGCTTAAGATGCTGCTGGAATCGTGTCAGCGCTACATGTCGTCCCTGGGCGAAAAACGCGTGCTGACCATCGAGTACACGCTGCTCAAGGACGTGAACGACAAGGTTGAACACGCGGTCGAGATGATCGAGCTGCTCAAGAACATCCCTTGCAAGATCAACCTGATCCCGTTCAACCCGTTCCCGCATTCCGGTTACGAGCGTCCGAGCAACAACGCGATTCGTCGCTTCCAGGACCAGCTTCATCACGCGGGCTTCAACGTCACCGTGCGTACCACCCGCGGCGAAGACATCGATGCCGCGTGTGGCCAATTGGTAGGACAGGTGCTGGATCGCACCCGTCGCAGTGAACGCTACATTGCCGTGCGTGAGTTGAACGCCGCCGACGATGTCGCGCAAAACGCTGCGAACAGTCACTAA
- the pilW gene encoding type IV pilus biogenesis/stability protein PilW, which translates to MSLRFALLLLLAGLCTGCVLSGDYNPMKTSKGRDEAREAYVQLGIGYLQQGMTERAKVPLKKALELDDSDADANAALALVFQAEMESELADAHFRKALSAVPQDARILNNYGSFLFEQKRYKEAYERFEQATADTLYPERSRVFENLGMTASKLGQRDLARQQLEKALRLNRQQPRALLEMAELSYEDRHYVPARDYYERFSLLSEQNARSLLLGVRLAHVFEDRDKAASFGLQLKRLYPGTPEYQQYLSEQ; encoded by the coding sequence ATGTCCCTGCGCTTCGCGCTGCTGTTGCTGTTGGCCGGTCTTTGCACCGGCTGTGTTCTGTCGGGTGACTACAACCCCATGAAAACCAGCAAGGGGCGCGACGAGGCGCGTGAAGCCTATGTGCAACTGGGCATAGGCTATCTGCAACAGGGCATGACCGAGCGGGCCAAGGTGCCGCTCAAGAAAGCCCTGGAGCTGGACGATTCAGATGCTGATGCCAACGCGGCCCTGGCGTTGGTATTCCAGGCCGAGATGGAATCTGAACTGGCCGACGCGCATTTTCGCAAGGCGCTCTCCGCTGTGCCGCAGGATGCGCGGATCCTGAACAACTACGGCAGCTTCCTTTTCGAGCAGAAGCGTTACAAAGAGGCCTACGAGCGCTTCGAGCAGGCGACCGCCGATACCCTTTACCCCGAGCGTTCGCGGGTGTTTGAAAACCTGGGCATGACGGCCTCGAAACTCGGCCAGCGTGATCTGGCTCGCCAGCAGCTTGAAAAAGCGCTGCGGCTCAACCGCCAGCAGCCACGGGCATTGCTGGAAATGGCTGAGTTGTCTTACGAAGACAGGCATTATGTGCCCGCGCGCGATTATTACGAACGTTTTAGCCTGCTGAGCGAGCAAAATGCACGTAGTCTATTGCTCGGTGTTCGGCTGGCCCACGTGTTCGAAGATCGTGACAAGGCCGCCAGTTTTGGCCTGCAACTAAAAAGACTCTATCCCGGTACGCCGGAATATCAGCAATACCTGTCGGAGCAATGA
- a CDS encoding RodZ domain-containing protein, translated as MKAAHPEVVAATRVNPGETLRQARESNGWSLAEVALKLNLTVASLGNLEAGAFDKLPGHTFARGYIRAYAKLLGMDQTELVQQFDQYTGSDAQGSSVHSLGRIEEPVRVSHTILRIVSLLLLIAVIGGGFLWWQDQAALRAKDPIAMNPEHVEVEGADGTTRIHPLDEPEDQAVVEGQSAGETNLVLPQGQDGADPAVGAEPSVPAAPADAPAAPTTPAPTANAPATQAPAVPSTPAPVIETPAAPAAAPATPTASTTAVAPVAPAAGQGQVQIQFTADCWTQITDGTGKVLFSGLKRKGDSTSVNGTPPFAVRLGYARGAQVSYNGQPVDVAPFTSGETARLKLGQ; from the coding sequence ATGAAAGCGGCGCATCCTGAAGTTGTAGCAGCGACTCGCGTAAATCCCGGTGAGACCCTGCGCCAAGCTCGCGAAAGCAATGGTTGGTCGCTGGCAGAGGTGGCCCTCAAGCTCAATCTCACCGTGGCTTCCCTGGGCAACCTGGAAGCCGGCGCGTTCGATAAATTGCCTGGGCATACTTTCGCTCGGGGCTACATCCGTGCCTACGCCAAATTGCTCGGCATGGACCAGACCGAACTGGTCCAGCAATTCGATCAATACACCGGTTCCGACGCCCAGGGCAGCAGCGTGCACAGCCTGGGCCGCATCGAAGAGCCGGTTCGCGTTTCCCACACCATTTTGCGAATCGTCAGTTTGTTGCTGTTGATCGCGGTGATTGGTGGCGGTTTCCTCTGGTGGCAGGACCAGGCCGCCTTGCGCGCCAAGGATCCCATCGCCATGAACCCTGAGCATGTCGAGGTCGAAGGCGCCGACGGCACCACTCGCATACATCCACTGGATGAGCCGGAAGATCAGGCTGTGGTGGAAGGCCAGAGCGCAGGGGAGACCAACCTGGTGTTGCCTCAGGGGCAGGATGGCGCAGATCCGGCCGTCGGTGCTGAACCGAGTGTGCCGGCCGCTCCGGCAGACGCGCCTGCTGCACCCACCACGCCAGCCCCGACCGCCAATGCGCCGGCTACTCAAGCGCCAGCTGTACCGAGCACACCAGCCCCTGTCATCGAGACTCCGGCTGCGCCAGCCGCAGCGCCAGCAACTCCGACAGCCTCCACCACTGCGGTAGCGCCCGTCGCTCCCGCAGCCGGTCAAGGCCAGGTACAGATTCAATTTACCGCCGACTGCTGGACGCAGATCACCGATGGCACCGGCAAGGTGCTGTTCAGTGGCCTCAAGCGCAAGGGCGACAGCACTTCCGTCAACGGCACGCCGCCGTTTGCTGTGCGCCTGGGATATGCCCGTGGCGCGCAGGTCAGCTACAACGGCCAACCGGTCGACGTGGCTCCGTTCACCAGTGGCGAGACCGCTCGCCTGAAGTTGGGTCAATAA
- the ispG gene encoding flavodoxin-dependent (E)-4-hydroxy-3-methylbut-2-enyl-diphosphate synthase: MHGESPIKRRESRKIWVGNVPVGGDAPIAVQSMTNSDTNDVAATVAQINRLEAAGVDIVRVSVPDMDAAEAFGKIKQLVKVPLVADIHFDYRIALRVAELGVDCLRINPGNIGREDRVRAVVDAARDRGIPIRIGVNAGSLEKDLQKKYGEPTPAALVESALRHVEHLERLNFQDFKVSVKASDVFMAVEAYRLLAKEIVQPLHLGITEAGGLRSGTVKSAVGLGMLLAEGIGDTIRISLAADPVEEVKVGYDILKSLHLRSRGINFIACPSCSRQNFDVVKTMNELEGRLEDLLVPLDVAVIGCVVNGPGEAKEAHIGLTGGTPNLIYIDGKPSQKLTNDNLVDELERLIRQKAAEKVEADAAVIARG; this comes from the coding sequence ATGCACGGCGAATCTCCAATCAAACGTCGCGAATCGCGAAAGATCTGGGTCGGCAACGTTCCTGTTGGCGGCGATGCGCCCATCGCTGTGCAAAGCATGACCAACAGCGACACCAACGACGTGGCCGCCACCGTTGCGCAGATCAACCGACTGGAAGCCGCCGGTGTCGACATCGTGCGGGTTTCCGTGCCGGACATGGACGCCGCCGAGGCGTTCGGCAAAATCAAGCAGTTGGTCAAAGTGCCGCTGGTGGCCGACATTCACTTCGACTACCGCATCGCCCTGCGCGTGGCCGAGCTGGGTGTGGACTGCCTGCGCATCAACCCGGGCAACATCGGTCGCGAAGACCGCGTGCGTGCGGTGGTGGATGCCGCCCGCGACCGTGGTATTCCGATCCGCATCGGCGTCAACGCCGGTTCCCTGGAAAAAGACCTGCAAAAGAAATACGGCGAACCGACCCCGGCTGCACTGGTGGAGTCGGCCCTGCGCCATGTCGAGCACCTGGAGCGCCTGAACTTCCAGGACTTCAAGGTTAGCGTGAAGGCTTCCGACGTGTTCATGGCCGTCGAAGCCTATCGCTTGCTGGCCAAGGAAATCGTCCAGCCGCTGCACCTGGGCATCACCGAGGCCGGTGGGTTGCGTTCGGGCACGGTGAAATCCGCCGTCGGCCTCGGTATGCTGCTCGCCGAAGGAATTGGCGATACCATCCGCATCTCGTTGGCGGCCGATCCGGTGGAGGAAGTGAAAGTCGGCTACGACATTCTCAAGTCCCTGCACCTGCGTTCCCGTGGCATCAACTTCATCGCCTGCCCAAGCTGCTCGCGGCAGAACTTCGATGTGGTCAAGACCATGAACGAGCTGGAAGGGCGCCTGGAAGACCTGCTGGTGCCGCTGGATGTCGCGGTGATTGGTTGCGTGGTCAACGGGCCAGGTGAAGCCAAGGAAGCCCATATCGGCCTCACCGGCGGTACACCGAACCTGATTTACATCGACGGCAAGCCGTCGCAGAAACTGACGAATGACAATCTGGTGGATGAACTGGAACGACTGATCCGCCAGAAAGCGGCCGAAAAGGTCGAGGCCGACGCTGCTGTAATCGCGCGTGGTTGA
- the hisS gene encoding histidine--tRNA ligase: protein MSKSLQAIRGMNDILPEQTPLWRYFEGTVARLLDNYGYRQIRMPIVEFTELFKRSIGEVTDIVEKEMYTFEDRNGDSLTLRPEGTAACVRAVLEHGITGGGQVQKLWYIGPMFRHERPQKGRYRQFHQIGLEVFNLDGPDIDAELIVLTWRLWGELGIRDAVKLELNSLGTSESRGRYREALVEFLSAHLDKLDEDSQRRLKTNPLRVLDTKNADTQAILVDAPKMADYLDDESRAHFEGLKARLDAVGIPYVINPKLVRGLDYYSKTVFEWVTDKLGAQGTVCAGGRYDGLVEQMGGKPTSGVGFAMGIERLVLMLETLDKIPQEIARQVDVYLCAFGEAAELAALALSERVRDQLPNLRLQINAGGGSFKSQFKKADKSGALYALILGDDELAQQVVGFKPLRGQGEQQSIAWDALAAHLATCVVQG from the coding sequence GTGAGCAAGTCCCTGCAAGCCATTCGTGGCATGAACGACATCCTGCCCGAGCAGACGCCCCTGTGGCGCTATTTCGAGGGCACCGTGGCGCGTTTGCTGGATAACTACGGTTACCGGCAGATCCGCATGCCGATCGTCGAGTTCACCGAACTGTTCAAGCGTTCCATCGGCGAAGTGACCGACATCGTCGAAAAAGAGATGTACACCTTTGAAGACCGCAACGGCGATTCGCTGACCCTGCGCCCCGAAGGTACGGCGGCGTGCGTGCGTGCAGTGCTCGAGCACGGCATTACCGGTGGTGGCCAGGTGCAGAAACTCTGGTACATCGGCCCGATGTTTCGCCACGAGCGTCCGCAGAAAGGTCGTTATCGCCAGTTCCACCAGATAGGCCTGGAGGTATTCAACCTCGACGGTCCGGACATCGACGCCGAGCTGATCGTATTGACCTGGCGCCTGTGGGGCGAGCTGGGCATTCGTGATGCGGTCAAGCTCGAACTCAACAGCCTGGGCACCAGCGAGTCCCGTGGGCGCTACCGCGAAGCGCTGGTGGAGTTCCTGTCCGCTCACCTGGACAAGCTGGACGAAGACAGTCAGCGCCGCCTCAAGACCAATCCGCTGCGGGTGTTGGATACCAAGAACGCCGACACGCAGGCGATCCTGGTCGATGCGCCGAAGATGGCTGACTACCTCGACGATGAATCCCGTGCGCACTTCGAGGGGCTGAAGGCGCGCCTGGATGCCGTCGGTATTCCCTATGTCATCAACCCGAAGCTGGTCCGCGGGCTGGATTACTACAGCAAGACCGTCTTTGAATGGGTCACCGACAAGTTGGGCGCCCAGGGAACTGTGTGTGCCGGCGGCCGTTACGACGGGCTGGTGGAACAGATGGGCGGAAAGCCGACCTCGGGCGTGGGTTTTGCCATGGGCATCGAACGTCTGGTGTTGATGCTTGAGACGCTGGACAAGATCCCGCAGGAAATCGCCCGTCAGGTCGACGTTTACCTGTGCGCCTTCGGCGAAGCAGCCGAACTGGCGGCCCTGGCGCTGAGCGAGCGGGTCCGCGACCAGTTGCCCAACCTGCGCCTGCAGATCAACGCCGGCGGCGGCAGCTTCAAGAGCCAGTTCAAGAAGGCCGACAAGAGCGGTGCGCTGTATGCACTGATTCTTGGTGACGACGAATTGGCCCAGCAAGTGGTAGGTTTCAAACCCCTGCGTGGCCAGGGCGAACAACAAAGCATTGCCTGGGATGCGCTTGCCGCACACCTGGCCACCTGCGTCGTGCAGGGTTGA
- a CDS encoding YfgM family protein, whose protein sequence is MSSTEDEQLADLKDWWTRNGKPLVTGGLLALVIVFGWQAWQKYQSNQAQGASMLYQQLLETTLTPDGKPDAARVAELAGKLDNEFGGTAYAQYGRLFVAKVAVDTGKLDDAATELKAIVDKPVNPTLGEVARQRLAQVLAAQNKAEDALKLLDGDADKAFLATREELKGDLLVQLGRADEAHAAYQKAKAALSDEAAVGGLQIKLDDLAKGDA, encoded by the coding sequence GTGTCGAGTACCGAAGATGAACAGCTGGCGGATTTGAAGGACTGGTGGACGCGCAACGGCAAGCCGCTGGTCACTGGCGGCCTGTTGGCGCTGGTCATCGTGTTCGGCTGGCAGGCCTGGCAGAAGTACCAGAGCAACCAGGCGCAAGGCGCTTCGATGCTCTATCAGCAGTTGCTGGAAACCACCCTGACCCCGGACGGCAAGCCTGACGCTGCCCGCGTGGCGGAGTTGGCTGGCAAGCTCGACAACGAATTCGGCGGCACCGCCTACGCGCAATATGGCCGTCTGTTCGTGGCCAAGGTCGCGGTAGACACCGGCAAGCTGGACGACGCCGCCACCGAGCTGAAGGCCATTGTCGACAAGCCGGTCAACCCGACCCTGGGCGAAGTGGCGCGTCAGCGCCTGGCGCAGGTGCTGGCGGCGCAGAACAAGGCCGAAGATGCGTTGAAGCTGCTCGACGGTGATGCCGACAAGGCGTTCCTGGCGACCCGCGAAGAACTCAAGGGCGACCTGCTGGTACAGCTTGGTCGTGCTGATGAGGCCCATGCGGCCTACCAAAAAGCCAAGGCTGCGCTGTCGGATGAAGCCGCGGTCGGTGGCCTGCAAATCAAGCTGGACGACCTGGCCAAAGGGGATGCGTGA
- the bamB gene encoding outer membrane protein assembly factor BamB, with translation MRDVIRWKHAALLALAILAAGCSSNSKKELPPAELTDFKEEVVLQKQWSRSIGDGQGETYNMLVPAIDGDTIYASDVTGVVMAMDRTNGDVKWEQDLELPVSGAVGVGYGLVMIGTLKGEIVALDASSGEEKWRARVTSEVLAPPATNGDVVVVQTQDDSLIGLDAATGEQRWLYDSTPAVLTLRGTSAPIVTNRLAVAGLSTGKVVALDISNGVPVWEQRVAIPQGRSELERVVDIDGGLLLSGSTLYVASYQGRVAALDLESGRPLWQRDASSYAGVAEGLGSVYVSLSSGTVEGVDERSTTALWSNDSLARRQLSAPEVFSSYVAVGDLEGYLHLLSQVDGRFVGRERIDSDGLRARPLVVGNMIYVYGNSGKLEALTIK, from the coding sequence ATGCGTGACGTGATCCGTTGGAAACATGCAGCATTGCTGGCTCTGGCCATTCTGGCCGCGGGTTGCAGCAGCAACAGCAAGAAAGAACTGCCACCGGCCGAACTGACCGACTTCAAAGAAGAAGTCGTGCTGCAGAAGCAATGGAGTCGCTCCATCGGTGACGGCCAGGGTGAAACCTACAACATGCTGGTGCCAGCCATCGATGGCGACACTATCTATGCCTCCGACGTCACTGGCGTGGTGATGGCGATGGATCGCACCAATGGCGACGTCAAGTGGGAGCAGGATCTCGAATTGCCCGTTTCCGGCGCCGTTGGCGTGGGTTACGGGCTGGTCATGATCGGCACGCTCAAGGGCGAAATCGTGGCCCTGGACGCCAGCAGCGGTGAAGAGAAATGGCGCGCTCGCGTGACCAGTGAAGTCCTCGCACCGCCGGCCACCAACGGTGACGTGGTCGTGGTACAGACCCAGGATGACAGCCTGATCGGTCTGGATGCCGCCACTGGCGAGCAGCGCTGGTTGTACGACAGCACTCCGGCGGTACTGACCCTGCGCGGCACCAGTGCGCCGATCGTCACCAACCGCCTCGCGGTGGCCGGGTTGTCGACCGGTAAAGTGGTGGCCCTGGATATTTCCAACGGCGTGCCGGTCTGGGAACAGCGCGTGGCCATCCCACAGGGCCGTTCGGAGCTGGAGCGCGTGGTCGACATCGACGGCGGCCTGCTGCTGTCTGGCAGTACTCTGTACGTTGCCAGCTACCAGGGACGCGTTGCGGCGCTGGACCTGGAAAGCGGTCGCCCGCTGTGGCAGCGCGATGCGTCCAGCTACGCCGGTGTCGCCGAGGGTTTGGGCAGCGTCTACGTGAGCCTGTCCTCGGGCACGGTTGAAGGCGTCGACGAGCGTTCCACCACCGCATTGTGGAGCAACGACTCCCTGGCCCGTCGTCAACTGTCGGCCCCGGAAGTGTTCTCCAGCTACGTTGCAGTCGGTGACCTGGAAGGTTACCTGCACCTGCTCAGCCAGGTGGACGGTCGCTTCGTCGGCCGTGAGCGCATCGACAGCGACGGCCTGCGTGCCCGTCCGCTGGTGGTGGGCAACATGATTTATGTGTATGGCAACAGCGGCAAACTGGAAGCCCTGACCATCAAGTAA
- the der gene encoding ribosome biogenesis GTPase Der, which produces MVPVIALVGRPNVGKSTLFNRLTRTRDAIVGDLSGLTRDRQYGEAKWQGRTYILVDTGGISGDEHGMDEKMAEQSLLAIEEADVVLFLVDAKAGFTAADQMIAEHLRKRNKRSYVVANKVDNIDPDMARAEFAPLGMGQAIPIAGAHGRGITQMLEIALADFPKDDEDEPEDGEEEIVAEGEEAKRIPGPSEKDGIKIAIIGRPNVGKSTLVNRMLGEDRVIVYDQPGTTRDSIYIPFERNEEKYTLIDTAGVRKRGKIHEEVEKFSVVKTLQAIKDANVVIFVMDAREGVVDHDLNLLGFALEAGRALVIAINKWDGMTPSERDFVKIELQRRLFFVDFADIHFISALHGTGVGNLYASVQNSFKSAVTRWPTNRLTQILEDAVGEHAPPMVNNRRIKLRYAHLGGANPPIIVIHGNQIEKVPKSYVRYLENTYRRVLKLVGTPIRIEFKGGENPYEGNKNTLTDRQVNKKRRLMSHHKKADKKRRDKR; this is translated from the coding sequence ATGGTTCCCGTAATCGCCCTGGTGGGCCGACCGAACGTCGGCAAGTCCACCTTGTTCAACCGCCTGACCAGGACTCGCGACGCCATTGTCGGCGACTTGTCCGGTCTGACCCGTGATCGCCAATACGGTGAGGCCAAGTGGCAAGGGCGTACCTATATTCTGGTCGACACCGGTGGCATCTCCGGTGATGAACACGGCATGGACGAAAAAATGGCCGAGCAGTCGCTGCTCGCCATCGAAGAAGCGGATGTGGTGCTGTTCCTGGTAGACGCCAAGGCCGGTTTTACCGCCGCCGACCAGATGATCGCCGAGCATCTGCGCAAACGTAACAAGCGTTCCTACGTGGTGGCCAACAAGGTCGACAACATCGACCCGGACATGGCTCGCGCTGAATTCGCGCCGTTGGGCATGGGCCAGGCGATCCCGATCGCCGGCGCCCACGGTCGTGGCATCACCCAGATGCTGGAAATCGCCCTGGCTGATTTCCCCAAAGACGACGAAGACGAACCGGAAGACGGTGAAGAAGAAATCGTTGCCGAAGGCGAGGAAGCCAAGCGCATTCCTGGCCCTAGCGAAAAAGACGGGATCAAGATCGCCATCATCGGCCGCCCGAACGTCGGCAAGTCGACGCTGGTCAACCGCATGCTCGGCGAAGACCGGGTCATCGTGTACGACCAGCCCGGCACCACCCGCGACAGTATCTACATCCCGTTCGAGCGTAACGAAGAGAAGTACACGCTGATCGACACGGCCGGTGTGCGCAAGCGCGGCAAGATCCACGAAGAAGTCGAAAAATTCTCCGTGGTCAAAACCCTGCAGGCGATCAAAGACGCTAACGTGGTGATCTTCGTGATGGACGCCCGCGAAGGCGTGGTCGATCACGACCTGAACCTGCTGGGCTTCGCCCTGGAAGCCGGCCGTGCGTTGGTCATCGCGATCAACAAGTGGGACGGCATGACGCCTAGCGAACGGGATTTCGTCAAGATCGAACTGCAGCGTCGCCTGTTCTTCGTTGACTTCGCCGACATCCACTTCATTTCGGCCTTGCACGGTACGGGCGTGGGCAACCTCTACGCGTCGGTGCAGAACTCGTTCAAGTCGGCGGTCACCCGCTGGCCGACCAACCGTCTGACCCAGATCCTGGAAGACGCCGTCGGCGAGCACGCGCCACCGATGGTCAACAACCGCCGGATCAAGCTGCGTTACGCTCACCTGGGTGGTGCCAACCCGCCGATCATCGTGATTCACGGTAACCAGATCGAGAAGGTGCCCAAGTCGTACGTCCGGTATCTGGAAAACACTTATCGCCGCGTCCTGAAGCTGGTCGGCACGCCGATCCGCATCGAGTTCAAGGGCGGCGAGAACCCGTACGAAGGCAACAAGAACACGCTCACCGACCGTCAGGTCAACAAGAAGCGCCGCTTGATGTCGCACCACAAGAAGGCCGACAAGAAGCGTCGTGATAAACGCTGA